GTATCTTCTCTGCAGCACAAAAATTTAGGGGAGATAAGGCAACTGATAAGGGAAGCATCTTTAGAAGAAAGTCGCAAACGAGAGTTGTCAACTGCACTCCATGTGTACTTCAAGGACTGGTTATATGGTAATCGTCTgtcttttttattgttgtgttttATTCCAACACGTGACTTTTACCTTTACAATGAACAGTGTTCCCATTTAAgcaaatttttttgaaagtcCTTGAAGTTGAACCTTTGTCTAGTTCTCTACCAGGCTTATGATTTCTCTGGTATGTGTTTTCTGGAGATTTCACTGATACGTTTTATTATGAAACCTTCTACAAATGACCACTGAATTAAATAGTGAGTTTCATTTAATAGTTAGGGAACAATCAATATTGCTGCAATTGGGCAGTGGTACCACagaattttccatttttttaatagcaTTGGCCTTTTGGTGTTCTTCCTCTGCATTGGACAAAACACAATTTAATGGCACCGGTGAATGATTATATCCGTTAAGTTTTAATCAAGCGACTATGCTATCTTATATTCAATTATTCACGGTCAATGTTTCGTCATGTAACGTGGCTTTTAATgggtttgatttttctctttctgaaGTAATACCTGCTTCCATTTAAGCAGATCCAGCAACAATCACCTACCTGATTTAGTGATTTAAGCATACATGCATTCATATTTATAGCCCAACAAAGGTTTCAGAAATTTGCATGAGGCAGCTACGCagataatgtaatatatttgttttctattgTGGCAGCTTCTGGAAACATTCGTCAGCTTTATTGTCTACAAGGCGATTGATCTTGCCAGATAGTGCAATGAGTCAATTAGCATTAATGATGGTACAGGAACGAGGTTTCTGGCTTCCTTTTTGAACTTCCTCTTCAATTCCTCTCGCCAATTCTATTGGCTGCACGGGTAGCTGAGATCAGATTAAGTGAATTAGAGTGCCCACCTATTTATGCCGTAACATCAGAGGGGCACACTATCGAATGAAGAATGCAGTTTCTAATctgattgtaatattttttgtttgtgaaaATAATTACTGTAATATTTTGTTAGCCTAAATTAATGGCCTTTTGTGAAAAATTCCATATGTCAACATCTAGTGTACTGCTTTGCATGTCTTCCAACTTCGAGCTGTTCTATTTAATTAAACATCCCGTGAATTTCTGGTGAGTGCTCTCTTTTGAGTTAACTGTGTTGACGTTTATGAATTACTCGTAGTAATAACAATGGTGGATTTGAGATTCGTGGGCTGATCAGGTTGGATAAGGGCCCGTCCCTCAGTTGCTGTCATTGTACAGAACTATTCTTGTTTAAGTTGATCTCGAAGTGACAGCTTGGTAGAAGTTGGCGTACGGGATCGAAGTGATCCTCAGATATCTTTCACCCCTTGATTGTAATGTAACACCAGTATGTCTCGACAGCATAGGCAACGGCtgaattgaataagaaaaccACGTCTACTTTGCATGTAATTTCAAATCAAGCTGTGCTCTTTTATCCTGTGAGTATCTGATAAGTGAAATGGTGAGGATGAGATACAATAAACGGTTGCAAACTATCACCAGATTGTTCAATAGAATGTATTATTCAATTCGTTCTAATCCCATTCACGCCTTTTCAGTTTCTATCCATAGACGTAATCTAAGTCAATACCAATTTGAACttctaagtaaaaaaaatcatacttgaaaaatcaataatataatattataatgagattcaatttttacaattttacattGAATAACTCACTTTGCAGAGGGAAGGTTCATATACGTTGACAAAATCATTCATTTAGTTAAATATTgcaatttaattgttttaaaagttgAAGTAATTAAAATAGCGTGAGTATCAAATAATTAGAATTATGTGTTAGATAGCTGTAACATTCAACTTTCGTTACAAAATATGTTAACATGAAGCGCAGTACACCTCACTATCAGAGCATGATTATGCGAATCATAGTGCAACTTTCTATAATACAAGAAGGAATCCAGGAAAAAAAACTATCTTCAAAGGAAGCTAGAGCAGTAGAGTAAGTAGAGATGAAGGCAACCTAGTAACGTATATTCGAAACAACCTCGTAAATGAGCACACACCTTGCTTAATGGATAATACTACCATTGGGTTAAATAGATTTGTTTTTCCATTGTTTTGTTGGTCCTCAATTTTAATCACACATTCCTTATTCATGCTACACACAACAAAATCAGTAGAGACTACAATAAAAGATTTCCTGGGATTGTCACCAAACCAGCTTTGCCCACATTCTTCGACTCCGTGACTCAACAGAATCAATGTTCCTAAAGAATTACAAAACGTGGTTCTGCAGTTTGAAGGAGAAAAGTTACCCATGCTACATATATAAACCAGCTTCCTCTAACTTATTTTCTGATTCTGTAGACcttgaaagtgaaaaaggaaaTTCTCAACTAGATTAGGCTATATTAACAACACCTAATGCAAGTGCAGCGGAAATTCAAGTCAATGCATATATATGTAAGAATTTTATGCATCTTTTGTCCGTACATGCAAGGCATCTAGAAGTCCTTGAGGTGATAGCTAACATAATTTGCTAAAGTCAAATTTTTaacattcttaattatttatgcaGAACACTGTGTTGACTCCGTATCTACTTAAgtcaaaacaattacaaatttcaatttcaaacatgcataatgTTTGTCATTGTTGGTAAATTATTCAGGTAAACTCAGCCTAGTCTCAGAAGCAGaatatgttctttttttaaatcACCCTGAGGCCAAAACTTACATTCAgtttattacatatttaaattcCCTTCCATTCAGCTAATTGAGTTCAACTGCAGCTCCATTTTCTCATTCTAAACTACACTCTTAAAACCTAATGCATATAATCTTTGCTCTAGCTGTACTCTATATCTGAAATTCTTGTACGTGGAATGCTTTTAAAATCTTGGATGAtgaaatataacttattttgtACAAGTACTCAGGCATGAGACACTGATGCATAACAACATTCAAGTATGAaaatcattcatatatatagGCAATAACCTTGatcttatttcataaaatatatttgatgagCTGAAATAAAGACTGTCTTAATTGGTCTGCAATGTCATAAAAAAGGTTGAAGACAAACCAACCAGCTAAAAAGTTTGGTGAAAGTTGGAAACTTCCCCAAGAAAGAATGAGGATGGGGTAGATTGAAAGACATGCCATTAAACCTTTCCCTTCAAGTGCatttttgacatatttttattatcatatatatacagATTTCCAACTTTCCAGCCTCATCCCTTTTCACACCCTCTTCTGCattcaaaattagaaaatggGTCCCCAAAGCAACCTTCTATCTCTTTTGGTTGCTCTGGCAGCAGTTTTTTCATCTTTGTATCTCATAAATCCAATTCCACAGTATCTCATAAATGCCTTGTCACCTTCATCTGCATACTTGGGAAAACCTTTATCAGGGAATTTCCAAAGACATCACAAGAAACACCCTGATAGTGGGAACACCGATTCTATTTGTGATGATTTTCCACCAGGAATTCCACCTCCAGATACCAGTAACACTTCGTATCTCTGTGTTGATCGAAAAGGGTGTTGTAATTTCACAACAGTACAAGCAGCCGTGAATGCAGTTCCAGATTTTAGTGTCAAAAGAACCATAATATGGATAAACAGTGGCATGTACTAGTAAGTtgatcctcatcatcatcatcaacaaacCTCCTTTTTAAGCTTtccttgttttctttcattggGCTTGAATCACTCCACTCCACACAtgtttgaattctttttttCCAGATTTTCTAAGATTCTCTGAAAAGTTTGATAAAATCTCGTTATGTAGTTGAACGTCAGTAGAACATATATTtccttgaaaataattatttttaagataatctTAACTTCATCTATGATGCCATTTATTTTTGGACAGTGAGAAGGTTATGGTGCCAAAAACAAAACCCAACATTACATTTCAAGGACAAGGCTATACTTCAACTGCAATTGCATGGAATGACACCGCATTATCCGCGAATGGAACGTTTTACAGTGGCTCTGTACAAGTTTTCGCCTCCAATTTCATTGCTAAGAACATAAGCTTCATGGTGAATAACTTTTACTTATAtgtctaaaagaaagaaaatataaattacataatacACTGTCACTGACACCAGAAACATTGTATACTTGAAACAGAATTTAGCACCAATGCCAAGTCCTGGAGCTGTAGGGGCACAAGCAGTAGCCATTAGAGTATCTGGAGATCAATCTGAATTTAAAGGCTGTGGATTCTTTGGAGCACAGGACACCCTTCATGATGATAAGGGTCGCCATTACTTCAAAGATTGCTATATTCAAGGCTCCATTGACTTCATATTCGGCAATGCAAGGTCCCTCTACGTGGTAGGGTATCTTTATCTCAATTACTACTCTTACCATTGTGATTTTACTTGCAATTTACAAACACTGAGAAAAAGTATGTACAGAACTGCGAAATAGTTTCTATAGCGAACCCTGTACCGGTGGGACAAAGGAGCATAAATGGCGCTGTTACAGCTCATGGTAGAGTTTCAGGTGATGAAAACACAGGGTTTGCATTTGTGAACAGTACAGTTGGAGGAAACGGTAGAATCTGGTTGGGTCGAGCATGGAGACCTTATTCTCGTGTTGTCTTTGCCTTCACATCAATGTCTGATATCATTGCTCCCGAAGGTTGGAATGATTTCAACGACCCTTCTAGAGACCAGTGAGTCTCTTCTCTTCAACAATGTTTAAGGTTTATCCTATGTTGTATATACACTAACAcgtgcatgcatgcatgcaggACTATCTTCTATGGAGAATATAACTGCTCAGGGTCAGGTGCTAACACAAACTTGAGGGCACCTTACGTAcagaaattaaatgaaacacAAGCTTCTGCTTTCctcaatattacttttatagATGGCGAGCAATGGTTGGAAACTTCTAAATAATCCAtcttgttatttcttttttcattaaagtaaaggaaaaatagattatagacataattaattgaattgtgTATGCTTTAAAGtgacaaatattattatttactaaagATGCTTATCCAATTTTCTTCGTCATTATTGTACAATAGTTACTTTTATCAAGAATTAATCAACCGAAATAGTTAATCACATGTAAACCTGATATTCAATATGTAAAATTTTGCTGCGGATTGACCTCATTAAATACTTATACACGCATGTattgattgattttttaatttaatacgAATCACGCATCTCATTATAGtttcttctttaaaaaatttcactaTTGTTATATCTTTACATTAAAAAGAGTCAACATTCAAATGTGTTAACAGAGTCTttcaatataattcaaattatttattttaaaagttggaGATGTTAGAATAATATGATGATAGCTACTTCTTCATTTCTTTATGAATGTTTGACGGGGAGGGAATGAAGGAACATAAGAGTCAGAGAGTGAATGGAAGAAAGATTATTTGaatgagaaaaaagagaaaatagaaaaaaaaaagtagattggaagtttactttttaaaattattcaattttaaaatataaatataattatttactttattgggaatgtttttatttattcatttattattttaaaaaaaataagtgtaaacaaaataataaaaagcaaaaagaaatatgaaaagagaaataaaCCCACCATAATTGATAACGGATTGagaaatatgatattaaaaatgtgAGAGAAGTTCTAATGTAATTAagtatttatattgaatttttatgatgtttttttttttttatatatatttcttctcatttttaacaaattgttttgaatttcactatttttttttttaaattctacttttttaatttaccattattttctattttcttcaataacaaaattttttataaaatttacctATAAATTTGCATGGAGTAAATAAAGTCCCTTTTAATTATTGATACAAATTTAATGAATGTGTAGTTGTTTGTTGTACTTGTTTGTGAAGTATTTTGTCTCTATGTCTATTTTGTGTGTTTTATATGTTGTggtgtttttatctttataataaataaaaagtatttacatGAGATAATTTAACAATCAAGTCAATAacaaatgatgaaaattataaaaatgaaaatatttataaagaaaaatacacatCTCTTAAGTTCATTCCTATTTATACTTTTCGAGTTAGATTTGGATTAAGTTAATGAATAATGTCGACTTGGCCatagttaaaacataataaaccATTTTTAAGCCTTAAtcacttaattatatataaaaaaatgtgtttttataaCCTGATACATGAATGAGTTAGTTCTGTAATTAGCCTTGTGAACTTTCGAGTAAGGCCTAGTATTTTTCTATATTGAAATAGTTATGAtctttttatatgtaaattatacCTAAACAGATGTCACAAAGCTACCTTCCATGGGGTAAATAATCACAATAGCTTTAGTTTTCTTcactcttttcttgtttttctttttttggttaCCTATGCCGGTGAGGTATTTGGTGTTTTGTCTCTAAGAAAGCAGGTTTTTGGTTGTAACTACGATGAGTTTTGTCATACCCTCAGGATCTGTTGTGGATGTGGGTCATGTTCATGCAACACCAAAAATGTTTGGAATGGCCCCAAGAAAACTTTTTGTGCAAGTTTTGTGTGAAAGAGGAAATTGTTACTGTTCAAGTCAATGATGATTATGTAGCGGGTCTTGAAAATTGCGAGCATCACTTGCATGGTAGAATTGTTCTGAACAAAGGAGACAAGCCTTTGACACACTCTGAGTTTTGTTCCAAAATCTCAAAATCTTCAAGGTTCTTGGTTTCTTGGAAGGAAATTCATCTGGGAAAGGAATTCTATGAATTCAAGTTCTAGTCTTTGGAATACAAGCGTCTCGCAAAAACAGATTTTTATTCCCAAGAATGGTGGTGCTGGGATTAGAGACAATGTTGTGGAAGATTCAAAGGTTAATAAGATCTCCCAAGAGCATAAGAAAGATAGAAGCAATTTAGAACAAGTAAATAAGGAGCatgatattggaattattttattctctgttcatatctgtgcatttatgttcatatatttttatacttatatttcttttttatattgctctaaattattatatatatcaattgtactctctccttatgattcaataagaaatacaatatttcattctttcttcttttctaacacaTGATGTTGCTGCTAATAGTAAATCTCAGAGTTCACACGATCTACACAACAACCCTCGTTTCCTCCTTTAATTCCCTCCATTTCtgattttctaattttcaaTTCAATCCACTTCTCACATTGGAATGACATTCAATGTGAACTAACTGAAAGTCAAATACATAAATGTAAGTTTAATCCTCCCGTAAACAACTTCTACTCTAACACTCAACATGAAGCACTGATAAAAGCATCAGAATCACACTATAAACCTTTCTTTTATACAACACACggcaacaaaaagaagaaaagaaaagaaaaagaactatCTTCAAAGGAAAACTACAATAGCAGTGTAAATTCTAAATAACTGGTATCTTTAACATTCCAAATGGGCATATACTCCTTTCTCAATGGAGAATACTAAACAATTTGATTGCTTGACCATTGTATCCATACTCACGCTACTAACTATTCCATCACTTTGTTCATAtttcatcttttgtttttggttcCTCAATTCTAATCACACGTTCCTTTATTACTCTACATGCATAAAGAGTGGGAAAGAACAAAATCAGGAAAGACTATAATGGAATTTTTAGGCTTATCCTGTAGGGGCCAATTGGAATAGCTTCTCTGCTTGATCAGGGAAGAATGTAACGAATATATACGCAcctgaaattttcatttaaacaaaTCAATACCAGCGCAAAAAGTAGTAatagaaatttgttgaaaagaaaaaaactcacAAACAAGAATAGTTCCCAACACAGTTGAGATTTTTCCTTGGATTGTCACCAAACCAGCTTTGCCTGCATTCTCCAACTCTGTGGACCCTACAGACTCAAATGTCCCTACAGAATAGAAATAGTTTAGTTGATTATCTTAGAAGATAAGTTAACTTCTAAATATAAGTCAAACAATTACTAAACCTGGTTTTACGGTTTGAAGGCCAGATGTTATGGATGCTATATTTTTATAACCAGCTTTCTCTAACTTATCTGCTGCTGCAGCAGACCTTGACAAAGAACAAAGAAAACCTCAAACTCATACGTTAGACTATTAAAACTCAATACAAGTACAGTCTAAATTCAAGCCAATCTATAGGAATTTGATGTATCATTTTGTCCCCACAGTAGACATCTAGAAGTCCTTGAGGCGATGACAAACATTATTTACTGGAACAACTCCTAGCATTCTCAAAACACAAATACATTGTAGTTTCTGGTTTTATCCTTGTTAGTAAATTATTTAGGTGACGTCAATCTCCTTCAGCTAGAAATCAAACTCATGACTTtgactctgataccaattaTTAGATTGAACACATATCATTACTTTGACATTTGTAGCTTTTTATACTTAAGAGGATAATAGTTCAAGCGTCACAATTCAATTTTGACATGATCCACCTAATTTCCACCATAGAAATGCAAGAATGCATATAATATTTTCTGTGGTATCATTCTCTCTCTAATTTAAGTGAAGTTACCATCACTTTCTTGCAAGGTAAATATTAGATGATGGACTATCAGCTTCTTTTAGAAGTACTTAGAGAGGTGAGACCTTGGAagtttgatactaaaagcattTATGCAGAACGTTGAAGTATATATAGGAAATGACCTTAGtctgattttataaaattttggaaGCCAATCATATataacgaaaaagaaaaaaaaaaacatgaatgttGAGGTTCTGTATTCTACAAAGGTGAAGTTAAGGACCTAAACATATCAATGCAAGCTTCTTCCTTTCAATATAACCAGAAGGTGTAAATAATTTGCAGTCAAATTGGGTAGGAAATCATAAACAAACCTCAGTCCTTCCTGGCACACAACCAAGAGTTTACTTTCAGGTGGAAACTGGGTCTTAACAGATTGTATAAAATCAGGATTTGGCTTAGTGAATGGCAACCCAAAGAACAACCCAGAAAAATTATTGTGCAGTTGCCTTTTGATAATAGTACCTACAGAAAGCGAAAGTGGAAGAGTAGCAAAATTGAAGCAGAACAACATGCCCACATAAAGATTTTAGGAAGGAGAAACTCCATACCAGGATCATTGTCtttgttttcaataaaaagaGGCACATGACTACAAGATTTTATGTGAGCTCGTTCAAATTGATTCTTGTCCCTCACGTCAAGAACAGCATACCCATCCACTTCTACAAGTTCCTTCGCCTTGTCAGCGTTCACAAATTCAACTTCTGCTCTTATTGCCAATCTTCTCATTCCAGTTCCAGGTAGTTTCCCTGGCAGTGCCCTTGCATTGTGAGTTTTCAATACCAACCAACATGCCCCTAAGTTGCTGAAAAAACAACCTTAATCCCTCACAACCATGTCCACATAGATTTTACAAACATTAACTGAACTTGCACTTCACTATGTTTTTCACCAACATGGGGTTAATCTTGAAAGGCAGATTCTAAAGTTAAACATGCAGAGAATCTAGGAAAGAAAAGCCcaagataaaataaagttactttTTTTGCGAATTTGTTATGCTATAACTATAAATAAGCATTTGAAGATGTTAAACAAAAACACAAGTTAAGAAGAATTAGATACCTGGAAGAGGAAAGACAGGAGGTGTAGAAACCAGTTCCTGCCATtgtatgaaaatgaaaatcgtTTGCCACTCGTATCCATCCG
The sequence above is drawn from the Vigna radiata var. radiata cultivar VC1973A chromosome 3, Vradiata_ver6, whole genome shotgun sequence genome and encodes:
- the LOC106757397 gene encoding probable pectinesterase 8 isoform X1, encoding MGPQSNLLSLLVALAAVFSSLYLINPIPQYLINALSPSSAYLGKPLSGNFQRHHKKHPDSGNTDSICDDFPPGIPPPDTSNTSYLCVDRKGCCNFTTVQAAVNAVPDFSVKRTIIWINSGMYYEKVMVPKTKPNITFQGQGYTSTAIAWNDTALSANGTFYSGSVQVFASNFIAKNISFMNLAPMPSPGAVGAQAVAIRVSGDQSEFKGCGFFGAQDTLHDDKGRHYFKDCYIQGSIDFIFGNARSLYVNCEIVSIANPVPVGQRSINGAVTAHGRVSGDENTGFAFVNSTVGGNGRIWLGRAWRPYSRVVFAFTSMSDIIAPEGWNDFNDPSRDQTIFYGEYNCSGSGANTNLRAPYVQKLNETQASAFLNITFIDGEQWLETSK
- the LOC106757397 gene encoding probable pectinesterase 8 isoform X2, coding for MGPQSNLLSLLVALAAVFSSLYLINPIPQYLINALSPSSAYLGKPLSGNFQRHHKKHPDSGNTDSICDDFPPGIPPPDTSNTSYLCVDRKGCCNFTTVQAAVNAVPDFSVKRTIIWINSGMYYEKVMVPKTKPNITFQGQGYTSTAIAWNDTALSANGTFYSGSVQVFASNFIAKNISFMNLAPMPSPGAVGAQAVAIRVSGDQSEFKGCGFFGAQDTLHDDKGRHYFKDCYIQGSIDFIFGNARSLYVNCEIVSIANPVPVGQRSINGAVTAHGRVSGDENTGFAFVNSTVGGNGRIWLGRAWRPYSRVVFAFTSMSDIIAPEGLSSMENITAQGQVLTQT
- the LOC106756782 gene encoding rhodanese-like domain-containing protein 9, chloroplastic — its product is MAGTGFYTSCLSSSSNLGACWLVLKTHNARALPGKLPGTGMRRLAIRAEVEFVNADKAKELVEVDGYAVLDVRDKNQFERAHIKSCSHVPLFIENKDNDPGTIIKRQLHNNFSGLFFGLPFTKPNPDFIQSVKTQFPPESKLLVVCQEGLRSAAAADKLEKAGYKNIASITSGLQTVKPGTFESVGSTELENAGKAGLVTIQGKISTVLGTILVCAYIFVTFFPDQAEKLFQLAPTG